Proteins co-encoded in one Lacerta agilis isolate rLacAgi1 chromosome 6, rLacAgi1.pri, whole genome shotgun sequence genomic window:
- the SPDEF gene encoding SAM pointed domain-containing Ets transcription factor isoform X1 codes for MANLGNFLGGRVVDELRIKDEVLGRDKDLETNLCRVMGSADQGLTALPRSRVTLQEPLLYSGLEKLPVAQDPDSQSWRSLDSPSPPATPEQTLPTFCLQYFDMLYPDDSNWVPKGLGESQQPSSQGGRAEVPKEPEQCPIIDSQGLSLTPDMDYQASLHLEEHSLEQVQSMVVGEVLKDIETACKLLNIAADPADWSPGNVQKWILWTEHQYRLPQIGKSFQDLGGKDLCAMSEEQFRQRSPACGDVLHAHLDIWKSAAWMKEKAAPGEMHYCGSEENWTDSEVDSSCSGQPIHLWQFLKELLLKPHNYGRFIRWLNKEKGIFKIEDSAQVARLWGIRKNRPAMNYDKLSRSIRQYYKKGIIRKPDISQRLVYQFVHPV; via the exons ATGGCTAATTTAGGGAATTTCCTTGGAGGGAGAGTGGTTGATGAACTGAGGATTAAGGATGAAGTGCTGGGGAGAGATAAAG ATCTGGAGACAAACCTGTGCAGAGTGATGGGCAGTGCTGACCAAGGTTTGACTGCTCTGCCACGCAGCCGGGTCACCCTTCAAGAGCCTTTGCTGTATTCTGGTCTCGAGAAACTGCCTGTTGCCCAAGACCCTGACAGCCAGAGTTGGAGGTCCCTTGACAGCCCTAGCCCTCCTGCCACACCCGAGCAAACCCTACCCACCTTCTGCTTGCAGTACTTTGATATGCTCTACCCAGACGACAGCAACTGGGTTCCAAAGGGTCTGGGCGAAAGCCAGCAGCCCAGCAGCCAAGGCGGCAGGGCAGAAGTACCTAAAGAACCTGAGCAGTGCCCTATCATTGACAGTCAAGGTTTGAGCCTTACACCTGATATGGACTACCAAGCCAGTCTTCACCTGGAAGAACACTCCCTGGAGCAAGTGCAGAGTATGGTGGTGGGTGAAGTGCTCAAGGACATTGAAACAGCTTGCAAGCTTCTCAATATTGCTGCGG ACCCAGCAGATTGGAGTCCAGGGAATGTCCAGAAGTGGATCTTGTGGACAGAACACCAATACAGACTCCCCCAGATTGGGAAATCATTCCAGGATCTGGGTGGGAAGGACCTGTGTGCCATGTCTGAGGAGCAGTTCCGTCAGCGATCCCCAGCATGTGGGGATGTCTTGCATGCTCATCTGGACATCTGGAAGTCAG CTGCCTGGATGAAGGAGAAAGCTGCCCCTGGAGAAATGCATTACTGTG GAAGTGAAGAGAACTGGACAGACAGTGAGGTGGACTCATCCTGCTCTGGCCAACCCATTCACCTATGGCAGTTTCTGAAAGAGCTTCTTCTGAAACCCCATAACTATGGACGCTTCATTCGCTGGCTTAATAAGGAAAAAG GTATATTCAAGATTGAAGATTCCGCCCAGGTGGCTCGTTTATGGGGAATCCGGAAGAACCGGCCTGCTATGAACTATGACAAGCTGAGTCGCTCCATCCGGCAATATTATAAGAAAGGGATCATCAGGAAACCAGACATCTCCCAACGCCTGGTCTACCAGTTTGTACACCCTGTCTGA
- the SPDEF gene encoding SAM pointed domain-containing Ets transcription factor isoform X2, translating to MGSADQGLTALPRSRVTLQEPLLYSGLEKLPVAQDPDSQSWRSLDSPSPPATPEQTLPTFCLQYFDMLYPDDSNWVPKGLGESQQPSSQGGRAEVPKEPEQCPIIDSQGLSLTPDMDYQASLHLEEHSLEQVQSMVVGEVLKDIETACKLLNIAADPADWSPGNVQKWILWTEHQYRLPQIGKSFQDLGGKDLCAMSEEQFRQRSPACGDVLHAHLDIWKSAAWMKEKAAPGEMHYCGSEENWTDSEVDSSCSGQPIHLWQFLKELLLKPHNYGRFIRWLNKEKGIFKIEDSAQVARLWGIRKNRPAMNYDKLSRSIRQYYKKGIIRKPDISQRLVYQFVHPV from the exons ATGGGCAGTGCTGACCAAGGTTTGACTGCTCTGCCACGCAGCCGGGTCACCCTTCAAGAGCCTTTGCTGTATTCTGGTCTCGAGAAACTGCCTGTTGCCCAAGACCCTGACAGCCAGAGTTGGAGGTCCCTTGACAGCCCTAGCCCTCCTGCCACACCCGAGCAAACCCTACCCACCTTCTGCTTGCAGTACTTTGATATGCTCTACCCAGACGACAGCAACTGGGTTCCAAAGGGTCTGGGCGAAAGCCAGCAGCCCAGCAGCCAAGGCGGCAGGGCAGAAGTACCTAAAGAACCTGAGCAGTGCCCTATCATTGACAGTCAAGGTTTGAGCCTTACACCTGATATGGACTACCAAGCCAGTCTTCACCTGGAAGAACACTCCCTGGAGCAAGTGCAGAGTATGGTGGTGGGTGAAGTGCTCAAGGACATTGAAACAGCTTGCAAGCTTCTCAATATTGCTGCGG ACCCAGCAGATTGGAGTCCAGGGAATGTCCAGAAGTGGATCTTGTGGACAGAACACCAATACAGACTCCCCCAGATTGGGAAATCATTCCAGGATCTGGGTGGGAAGGACCTGTGTGCCATGTCTGAGGAGCAGTTCCGTCAGCGATCCCCAGCATGTGGGGATGTCTTGCATGCTCATCTGGACATCTGGAAGTCAG CTGCCTGGATGAAGGAGAAAGCTGCCCCTGGAGAAATGCATTACTGTG GAAGTGAAGAGAACTGGACAGACAGTGAGGTGGACTCATCCTGCTCTGGCCAACCCATTCACCTATGGCAGTTTCTGAAAGAGCTTCTTCTGAAACCCCATAACTATGGACGCTTCATTCGCTGGCTTAATAAGGAAAAAG GTATATTCAAGATTGAAGATTCCGCCCAGGTGGCTCGTTTATGGGGAATCCGGAAGAACCGGCCTGCTATGAACTATGACAAGCTGAGTCGCTCCATCCGGCAATATTATAAGAAAGGGATCATCAGGAAACCAGACATCTCCCAACGCCTGGTCTACCAGTTTGTACACCCTGTCTGA